In one Bacillus sp. Marseille-P3661 genomic region, the following are encoded:
- a CDS encoding cytochrome c oxidase subunit II, translating to MKMHLDEKIWLTISFGMIMMFMIITGYQAYALEMGPPGGMETIDPQKVDETAPFDEPGIKQIGENEYEVVMTLQLFSFTPMNIEVPAGATVHFTMTSKDVTHGFQVAGTNLNAMVLPGHVTKITQKFEEPGEYLVLCNEYCGAGHQVMSTTITVK from the coding sequence ATGAAAATGCATTTAGATGAAAAGATTTGGCTAACTATAAGTTTTGGAATGATCATGATGTTTATGATTATTACTGGTTATCAAGCTTACGCATTAGAAATGGGACCTCCGGGTGGGATGGAAACAATTGATCCGCAGAAAGTTGATGAAACAGCACCATTTGACGAGCCAGGCATTAAGCAAATTGGCGAGAACGAATATGAAGTCGTAATGACATTACAATTATTTAGTTTTACACCGATGAATATTGAAGTCCCAGCAGGTGCAACAGTACATTTTACAATGACTTCAAAAGACGTTACTCACGGTTTCCAAGTGGCAGGCACAAACCTTAATGCAATGGTATTGCCAGGTCATGTCACAAAAATTACGCAGAAATTTGAAGAACCAGGCGAATATTTAGTTTTATGTAATGAGTATTGCGGTGCAGGACACCAAGTAATGAGTACTACAATTACGGTTAAATAA